ATAAGGTCTGCCCCGTATCAACAGTTACAATACCACTTCCTTTTGATGGATTTTTTCTGTCATCAGATTCGACAGGATCAATACTTAAGGCAGGTAATACAGGCTTTGGAATTTTATCCATTTTTAGCACTTCCTTTAAATTTTATAGCCCACTCAGGGGCTTAAATGGAAAAGACATCACACTTAGATTTAATAAAACCTCCCCCTATAGAGCCAAACAGAAGTTCAAAGTTCATTCCTGAAGACAGAAAAGAACTTTAGATGACAGTGCAACTAACTTATTGGTTAGTACCAGTAAAAATAATGATATTGGCTATACCTCAGCAATTCCTGCAAAGTAGCCTTATCCCTGTAGTTGATGCCGTTCTAAACCTGCAGGTTTAATGCGTTTTCCAGGCCTTTTAGCCAGGAAACACTCAATCCAGAATAATAGTCTTTCTGCCATCGACAATAACGCGGTCTTCAAGGTGGTAACGCAGGCCATGAGCCAGAACCGTCTTCTCTACATCCTTGCCTAAACGCACCATATCCTCCGGCAGATGATTGTGACCTACGCGAATCACGTCCTGTTCAATGATAGGACCGGCATCCAGCTCTTCAGTGACATAATGGCAGGTGGCACCCACCAGCTTTACACCACGATCATAAGCCTGGTGATAAGGTCGCGCGCCAGCAAATGAAGGCAGAAAACTGTGGTGAATATTGATCAGCCGGTTCTCATAGAGATCACACAATTCAGGCGGGATGATCTGCATATAGCGCGCCAGCACAACGGTATCAACGTTATTTTCAGCCAACAGTTCTTTCATGCGCCCGAAGGCCGCAGCCTTGTTGTTTTTATCCACCGGCACATGATGAAAGGGTATGCCATGCCATTCAACATAACTACGCAGGTCTTCATGGTTAGAAAGTACGCAGGGAATATCCATCACCAGATCACCGCTGCGCCAGCGATAGAGCAGGTCAGACAGACAGTGAGCCTGTTTGCTGGCCAATAGGGCAACCCGGTGGGGCTGTTCGGAATCATTAATACGCCAGTCCAGTTGTAACTTATCTGCAATGGGCTGAAACCTTGCACAGAACTCTTCCAGCCCAAACGGCAGGCTGTCTGCCCTGATTTCATGACGCATGTAGAACCGGCCTGTCACTGGATCGGAGTGATGATTCGCTTCAAGAATCCAGCCATCTTCCCCGGCAATAAACTGGCTTACGGCTGCTACAATGCCACAGGCATCCGGACAGGAGATTAACAGTCTGTAGGTTCTGGTCATCGTACTATTCTTTTATTTCAAGATTACTGTGATCAGCCTGAAAGGCTTCCTGTCAAGGGGCTGACATTAAAAACGGCATTAGAATTATATGACGGCTATGCGATGATAGCTGAACTATTTTTAACAGACCTTTCGGAATTCTCCATCCATAGCGGCATTGCGCAGCTTTGCCGTTTGGATGGAGATGGATAGCAAGCAGTCTGAAAGACTGCCTGTAAGTGCTATCATAAGTCGCTATGAGAGCATTCAAGTACAGAATCTATCCCAACGTCGAACAGAAGGTGCTTATTGCAAAGCACTTTGGTTGCTCTCGTCATGTCTATAACTGGGCGTTGTCTGAAAAGAACAAACATTACAAAGAAACCGGAAAGAGTCTGACAAGGAGGCGACTTCAGGATCGCCTGGTTGCCAGCAAAAAAGACGATAAAGAGTGGTTGACTGAAGTCAACAGCCAAAGTCTTCTGGCTTCTCTTGCTAATCTGGATGCGGCATTTTTCAATTTCTTTCAGGGTCGAGCCGGGTTCCCGAAATTCAAGTCAAAATATTCTGGCTGGCAGTCTTTTCAGTGCCCCCAGCATGTGACGGTTGATTTTGAAAAAGCGGTCATCAAGCTGCCAAAACTCAAAGGAATAAAGGCAAAGTTACATCGTCCTTTTTCTGGAACGGTAAAAACTGTCACGGTCGAGCGATCACCGTCCGGAAAATACTTTGCAAGTGTACTGGTCGATGATGGAGCTGTTGACCCGGCTCCATCAACCATTGAGCCTGGAGCCACAATTGGGCTTGATGTTGGGTTGACGCATTTTCTCATTGACAGTGAAGGTAACAAGACAGAGAACCCACGCATCCTGAAGGCTTCGCTGACTCGACTTGCCGTAGAGCAGAAGAAGCTCGCCAGAAAGAAAAAAGGATCAGGAAGCAGGGCAAAGCAAAAGCGCAAAATATCCATAATCCATGAACAAGTAGCCAATCGTCGCTACGACTTCATACACCAGGCAACAGCAAATCTGGCTGACAAAAGCCACGCAACCACATTTGCTGTAGAAGACCTCAATATCAAGGGCATGGTCAAAAACCATAAACTCTCCAGAGCAATACAAGATGCAGGCTGGGGAATGTTTCTGACGACACTGGAATACAAATGTCGCTGGAATGGCAAGAACCTGATTCGTATAGGAAGGTTTGAGCCAAGCTCCAAATTGTGCAATGACTGCAAATACAAAATGGAGTCGATGCCCCTGTCTGTGCGGGAGTGGTAGTGTCCGGGTTGCTTGTCTCTGAATGACAGAGACGTAAACGGAGCCCGAAACATAAGAGATATTGGATTAGCTGATTCGCTGGGATGCAGCGATTGTGTAAAGAGTCCCCCTGTAGCAATACCTGTCAGTGCAGGTGCTACAGCGAAAGGTGTTGAGCGTTCTCAGCATGGGTCGCAAGAAGCCCCCACTATAGCCGCATCAGCGGCTTAGTGGTGGGAGTACATCACTTCCTGAACTGATTAAACGGAAACAGGGGAAAATCAATGAAATTGTCACCAGAAGCACACGTTGTACTGATGGGTCATCCGCTGCTCTTTCAGGAGCAGCCACAAGTGACGCTGGACGAAATAGCAACCAGTGAGTTTCAGGATAATCTGGGCGCCCTGCGGCAGATACAGATCAGGAGTAATGGCATCGGTATTGCGGCACCACAGGCTGGCTGGCCGGTAAGGGTCATTAGTATCGGAGCCTCTGATGAAAATCTGAAACGCTACCCTGACGCAGAACACATACCTTTCAACTTCTGGATTAACCCACAAGTCACAGAAACCAGCGCCAACACCTGCTGGGCCTGGGAAGGCTGTCTTTCAGTACCAGGCATACGTGGCTGGGTTGAAAGGCCGGAGTCGATCACGATAGCGGGCTATGATCAGTCAGGTCAAAGGCAGGAAGCGGTACTGACCAGTTTTCATGCCCGGGTAATGCAGCACGAGCTGGATCACCTCAACGGCATCCTGTACCCAACCAGGGTAGAGGACAAAAGCTTATTGATTCCTGAATTAGCCATGGCAAATCAGAATGAGTGGTCTGAAGACTGGCCCACACCTGGGGCAAGAATTACTCCGGGAGGGGTTATTTCACAACAGCGCTAGAAAATCCCTTCATCCTCTTCACCGCCAATCAGATTGGTTCTGTCGTCTTTACGAAGTTCTTCACGGTAACGGCGACGATTCAATAATTTGTTCTGCACCGGGTCGGGCAGTTCGGTGAACTGAATGATGGCTTTGTCGATCAACAGGTCGATAACATCTTCCAGTACACGGATAAAGTCAGCATCGGCAGCCTGCATAACTTTGCCGCCAATGCTTGGATTACGTTGAAGAAAAGCGAGAACCGCTTCATCTTCGAGGTCTACTGATTTCCAGTCATCTGTCAGCTGTTTTTCCGAAACCGCTATTATCAGACCCTTATCATCCTTTAGCGCGTATAGCATCCTTGCCAATCCTCTCTATTTTCTTTCGCTCGAAGTCGTTTACAAACGACGATTTACGGGTAATGACCGAAGCAGGTCATTAATCAATCCCCGGCTGACAGCGTACAGGTCATCCCCCGGCAATCCTTCACTGGCACCGCTGATACTCCATAGGGTTTCATCACTGCGAACATCCGTAACGGTAAGGCTCAGGGCAACATGAGGCCTGCCTTCGTCGTCAAACATCCACTC
Above is a genomic segment from Endozoicomonas euniceicola containing:
- the purU gene encoding formyltetrahydrofolate deformylase, which translates into the protein MTRTYRLLISCPDACGIVAAVSQFIAGEDGWILEANHHSDPVTGRFYMRHEIRADSLPFGLEEFCARFQPIADKLQLDWRINDSEQPHRVALLASKQAHCLSDLLYRWRSGDLVMDIPCVLSNHEDLRSYVEWHGIPFHHVPVDKNNKAAAFGRMKELLAENNVDTVVLARYMQIIPPELCDLYENRLINIHHSFLPSFAGARPYHQAYDRGVKLVGATCHYVTEELDAGPIIEQDVIRVGHNHLPEDMVRLGKDVEKTVLAHGLRYHLEDRVIVDGRKTIILD
- a CDS encoding transposase, whose translation is MRAFKYRIYPNVEQKVLIAKHFGCSRHVYNWALSEKNKHYKETGKSLTRRRLQDRLVASKKDDKEWLTEVNSQSLLASLANLDAAFFNFFQGRAGFPKFKSKYSGWQSFQCPQHVTVDFEKAVIKLPKLKGIKAKLHRPFSGTVKTVTVERSPSGKYFASVLVDDGAVDPAPSTIEPGATIGLDVGLTHFLIDSEGNKTENPRILKASLTRLAVEQKKLARKKKGSGSRAKQKRKISIIHEQVANRRYDFIHQATANLADKSHATTFAVEDLNIKGMVKNHKLSRAIQDAGWGMFLTTLEYKCRWNGKNLIRIGRFEPSSKLCNDCKYKMESMPLSVREW
- the def gene encoding peptide deformylase; this translates as MKLSPEAHVVLMGHPLLFQEQPQVTLDEIATSEFQDNLGALRQIQIRSNGIGIAAPQAGWPVRVISIGASDENLKRYPDAEHIPFNFWINPQVTETSANTCWAWEGCLSVPGIRGWVERPESITIAGYDQSGQRQEAVLTSFHARVMQHELDHLNGILYPTRVEDKSLLIPELAMANQNEWSEDWPTPGARITPGGVISQQR
- a CDS encoding tryptophan synthase subunit beta like protein gives rise to the protein MLYALKDDKGLIIAVSEKQLTDDWKSVDLEDEAVLAFLQRNPSIGGKVMQAADADFIRVLEDVIDLLIDKAIIQFTELPDPVQNKLLNRRRYREELRKDDRTNLIGGEEDEGIF